Proteins from one Deinococcus sp. AB2017081 genomic window:
- a CDS encoding HD domain-containing phosphohydrolase encodes MLLNLCLLITCTFLASLTYRELPVAQRRAASYVRLGLAAITAVTLVIYGIPVDGRTFHLGFVPIVLIVLRYGPWKGSLVGLPAAAVLVMAGDKTLPIALLDLGSVVVLSTMMQPHLNPAAIRPRTLWLTPVPFLGLVVGIVLTPEGRSFGQGVYVGMLAMHVLALLMCMGVIHARLALLYMQHELRQQIMQDDLTGLGNRRRFDHELAQLDVGGHLVLLDVDHFRSMNETYGTAAGDRALRYVAQVLRDTYPGCGFRLNGDSFALLLDLPDAPARIETLLGTFATAGDAPWGHLSLSAGMATRQAGHQPGDLLHTADEALFLAKTNGRNRVVVGRPSVRRSPTPTESRPVVRPRYALWQAQRTTVGLLAQRRALTDLDWHDLLRLAVSTVEGVEAGSLNIRDGTTFRLVATQGHPPGLVGTRFTDHAQLEWYRGSVQDWRRGVPRVLRGSEVQGAGQHVISSTLPDGSQRLMLLESRAPVRSTLCVPVQLAGEVVAHLNLDSLSSADTFTPQVISETESFAQQIAALLQLQQRWREFDLLAQLHAKVGTDDGLAQQHLVEVAVELMYASHGAMLRYDPALDTLVHCMSRGVSTTPRVHVVPRDDEPVWDALASGRILRIDSIRSSVTVDVRAISEDHRAAQLIVPLISPERGPLGVLTLLRSHHHAFQPAEEALAGMLASIGVSILERGVHVADLRATLDASLNTLGVALEARDFETQGHTERVRALAARMGQALGLSPERLTALAHGATLHDIGKLCIPDSVLLKPGRLSPEEFQVMQQHAPLGAELVARIPYLHPEAHAVVRHHHERWDGAGYPDRRAGEDIPLLARIFALCDVYDALTSERPYKKAMGHAQAMAILIEGRGTQFDPQLTDLFVQVVGDGVGPEAAPPLPTGTAHFHRVG; translated from the coding sequence ATGTTACTGAACCTCTGCCTCCTGATCACCTGCACCTTCCTGGCCAGCCTCACCTACCGTGAGCTGCCGGTGGCGCAGCGTCGGGCGGCGTCGTATGTGCGGCTGGGCCTGGCCGCCATCACGGCCGTGACGCTGGTGATCTACGGCATTCCCGTGGATGGACGCACGTTCCACCTGGGGTTCGTGCCCATCGTCCTGATCGTCCTGCGCTACGGCCCATGGAAGGGCAGTCTGGTCGGTCTGCCGGCGGCGGCCGTCCTGGTGATGGCTGGGGACAAGACCCTCCCGATCGCGTTGCTGGATCTGGGGAGCGTGGTCGTGCTGTCGACCATGATGCAGCCCCACCTGAATCCTGCGGCCATCCGTCCCCGCACCCTGTGGCTGACACCGGTGCCGTTCCTCGGCCTCGTCGTCGGCATCGTCCTGACGCCCGAGGGCCGCAGCTTCGGACAGGGCGTGTATGTGGGCATGCTCGCCATGCACGTGCTGGCCCTCCTGATGTGCATGGGCGTGATCCATGCCCGGCTGGCCCTGCTGTACATGCAGCACGAACTGCGGCAGCAGATCATGCAGGACGACCTCACCGGTCTGGGCAACCGTCGGCGCTTCGATCATGAACTGGCGCAGCTCGATGTCGGGGGCCATCTGGTGCTGCTCGATGTCGACCACTTCCGCAGCATGAACGAGACCTATGGCACCGCGGCCGGTGACCGCGCCCTGCGCTACGTCGCCCAGGTGCTCCGGGACACCTATCCAGGCTGCGGCTTCCGCCTGAACGGCGATTCCTTTGCGCTGCTGCTCGACCTCCCCGATGCCCCGGCGCGGATCGAGACGCTGCTGGGCACCTTCGCCACGGCCGGCGACGCGCCGTGGGGTCACCTCAGTCTGTCGGCGGGGATGGCGACCCGCCAGGCGGGCCACCAGCCCGGCGACCTGCTGCACACCGCCGACGAGGCGCTGTTCCTCGCCAAGACCAATGGCCGCAACCGCGTGGTCGTCGGACGGCCCTCCGTCCGGCGGTCCCCGACCCCGACCGAGAGCCGCCCGGTCGTGCGGCCCCGCTACGCCCTGTGGCAGGCGCAGCGCACGACCGTGGGCCTGCTCGCCCAGCGGCGCGCCCTGACCGACCTCGACTGGCACGACCTGCTGCGGCTGGCGGTGTCGACCGTCGAGGGCGTGGAGGCCGGCAGCCTGAACATCCGCGACGGCACCACGTTCCGGCTGGTCGCCACCCAGGGCCATCCGCCGGGACTGGTCGGTACGCGCTTTACCGACCATGCCCAGCTGGAGTGGTACCGGGGCAGCGTACAGGACTGGCGTCGCGGCGTGCCGCGTGTCCTGCGGGGCAGCGAGGTGCAGGGGGCCGGCCAGCATGTCATCTCCTCCACACTGCCGGACGGCTCGCAGCGGCTCATGCTGCTCGAGTCGCGTGCCCCCGTGCGCAGCACCCTGTGCGTGCCGGTGCAACTGGCCGGCGAGGTGGTCGCACACCTGAATCTGGACTCGCTGAGCAGCGCCGACACCTTCACCCCCCAGGTGATCAGCGAGACCGAGTCCTTCGCGCAGCAGATCGCGGCGCTGCTGCAGCTCCAGCAGCGCTGGCGCGAGTTCGACCTGCTGGCCCAGCTGCACGCGAAGGTCGGCACCGACGATGGCCTGGCTCAGCAGCACCTCGTCGAGGTGGCGGTCGAGCTGATGTATGCGTCGCACGGCGCGATGCTGCGCTATGACCCTGCGCTGGACACCCTGGTGCACTGTATGTCGCGGGGCGTCTCGACCACCCCCCGTGTGCATGTCGTCCCGCGCGACGACGAGCCGGTCTGGGACGCGCTGGCCAGTGGCCGGATCCTGCGCATCGATTCCATCCGCAGCAGCGTGACCGTGGATGTGCGGGCGATCAGCGAGGATCACCGGGCGGCCCAGCTGATCGTGCCGCTGATCTCGCCCGAGCGCGGACCGCTGGGGGTGCTCACGCTGCTGCGCAGTCACCACCACGCCTTCCAGCCCGCCGAGGAGGCGCTGGCCGGCATGCTCGCCAGCATCGGCGTGAGCATTCTGGAGCGCGGGGTTCACGTCGCGGATCTGCGGGCCACGCTGGACGCCTCATTGAACACGCTGGGGGTCGCCCTGGAAGCCCGCGACTTCGAGACCCAGGGTCACACCGAGCGCGTCCGGGCTCTCGCCGCCCGCATGGGGCAGGCGCTGGGCCTGTCGCCCGAGCGCCTGACCGCCCTGGCACACGGCGCGACCCTGCACGACATCGGCAAGCTGTGCATTCCCGACAGTGTGCTGCTCAAGCCCGGCCGCCTGAGCCCCGAAGAATTCCAGGTCATGCAGCAGCACGCCCCACTGGGTGCGGAACTGGTGGCCCGCATTCCGTACCTGCACCCCGAGGCCCACGCCGTGGTGCGCCACCACCACGAACGCTGGGACGGCGCCGGCTATCCCGACCGCCGGGCCGGCGAGGACATCCCGCTGCTGGCCCGCATCTTTGCCCTGTGCGACGTCTACGATGCCCTGACCAGCGAACGCCCCTACAAGAAGGCCATGGGCCACGCCCAGGCCATGGCGATCCTGATCGAGGGCCGGGGCACCCAGTTCGATCCGCAGCTCACGGATCTGTTCGTGCAGGTGGTGGGCGACGGCGTGGGGCCGGAGGCGGCCCCGCCGCTGCCCACCGGCACCGCCCACTTTCACCGGGTGGGCTGA
- the glmU gene encoding bifunctional UDP-N-acetylglucosamine diphosphorylase/glucosamine-1-phosphate N-acetyltransferase GlmU: MTATDRPLDVVILAAGQGTRMKSSLPKVLHPVAGRPMVAWAVKTAQELGARQVVVVTGHGAAQVEAALAGSGVVFARQEQQLGTGHAFLCGLDAVPDHTSADVLVLYGDTPLLRVETLRDLLADHRRRGSAFTVLTGELPDATGYGRIIRDAAGNVERIVEQKDASPLERTVREFNSGVYLMDARASELAHRITNHNASGEYYLTDLLALYRAEGDEVHAFRLADPAEVMGANDRSGLAEAEGIIRQRITGMHMRSGVTIHMPETVYIEDTVILGRDVTLEPGVILRGQTTLADDVVVGAYSVITDSVLDAGAVVKAHSVLDGAHVGAGSDVGPFARLRPGTVLGTGVHIGNFVETKNAQLAPGVKAGHLAYLGDVTVGEETNVGAGTIVANYDGVNKHRTTVGAGVFIGSNSTLIAPRTVGDAAFIAAGSAVHDDVPEGAMAVARGKQRTIEGWSRRYWGGLREQVQLKLPWLAGWLGRQGG, translated from the coding sequence ATGACTGCAACTGACCGTCCGCTGGACGTGGTGATCCTGGCCGCCGGGCAGGGCACCCGCATGAAATCCTCGCTGCCCAAGGTGCTGCATCCGGTGGCGGGCCGCCCCATGGTGGCGTGGGCCGTGAAGACCGCGCAGGAGCTGGGGGCCAGACAGGTGGTCGTGGTGACCGGGCACGGAGCGGCCCAGGTCGAGGCGGCCCTGGCGGGCAGCGGCGTGGTGTTCGCTCGCCAGGAGCAGCAGCTGGGCACCGGGCACGCCTTCCTGTGCGGTCTGGACGCCGTGCCCGACCACACCAGCGCCGACGTGCTGGTGCTGTACGGCGACACGCCGCTGCTGCGCGTGGAGACCCTGCGCGACCTGCTGGCCGACCACCGCCGCCGGGGCAGCGCCTTTACCGTCCTGACCGGCGAACTGCCGGATGCCACCGGCTATGGCCGGATCATCCGCGACGCCGCCGGCAACGTCGAGCGCATCGTGGAGCAGAAGGACGCCTCGCCGCTGGAGCGCACCGTGCGCGAGTTCAACAGCGGCGTGTACCTGATGGACGCGCGCGCCTCGGAACTGGCCCACCGCATCACGAACCACAACGCCAGTGGTGAGTACTACCTGACGGACCTGCTGGCCCTGTACCGCGCCGAGGGCGACGAGGTGCACGCCTTCCGGCTGGCCGACCCGGCCGAGGTCATGGGGGCCAACGACCGCAGCGGGCTGGCCGAGGCCGAGGGCATCATCCGGCAGCGCATCACGGGGATGCACATGCGCTCGGGCGTGACCATCCACATGCCCGAGACGGTGTACATCGAGGACACCGTGATCCTGGGCCGCGACGTGACCCTGGAACCCGGCGTGATCCTGCGCGGGCAGACCACCCTGGCCGACGACGTGGTGGTGGGCGCGTACTCGGTCATCACCGACAGCGTGCTGGACGCCGGCGCGGTCGTGAAGGCGCACAGCGTGCTGGACGGCGCCCATGTGGGTGCGGGCAGCGATGTCGGGCCGTTCGCCCGCCTGCGGCCCGGCACGGTGCTGGGCACTGGCGTCCACATCGGGAACTTCGTGGAGACCAAGAACGCGCAGCTCGCGCCGGGGGTCAAGGCCGGGCACCTCGCGTACCTGGGCGACGTGACCGTGGGCGAGGAGACGAACGTCGGAGCGGGCACGATCGTCGCCAACTACGACGGCGTGAACAAGCACCGCACCACCGTGGGGGCCGGCGTGTTCATCGGCAGCAATTCCACACTGATCGCGCCGCGCACGGTCGGGGATGCGGCTTTCATCGCCGCCGGCAGCGCCGTCCACGACGACGTGCCCGAGGGCGCCATGGCCGTGGCCCGCGGCAAGCAGCGCACCATCGAGGGCTGGTCGCGCCGCTACTGGGGTGGCCTGCGCGAGCAGGTTCAGCTCAAGCTGCCGTGGCTGGCCGGGTGGCTGGGCCGCCAGGGAGGCTGA
- a CDS encoding prolipoprotein diacylglyceryl transferase, translating to MNPVFLNIGGFTIAWYGVLITLGIVAGVWVGTRLARQRGLNVDLFNDMILWMIVWGLVGARLVFVATSWHQFENIPFPRILLDIVNLRSGGISIHGGLIGGILTIIYFARKYRFDFYRYADLAVPGVAFGVIGGRIGNIMNGTDTVGRVTGWPIGFRWPDSARAFHEGMCVPNPNPDLNLAQYCQTIGGQVVMTAPVHFTQMYGVIIGIILSVAAYFWLRSRKSGWAFWQFWLWYSILRAGWEETFRLNPLLPKAYLDQGLNASGIGLFTETHLISIPLIIVSVYMLVRLRHRPDDRAADTGQFVTPDGASARVPASA from the coding sequence ATGAATCCTGTCTTTCTGAACATCGGTGGCTTCACCATCGCCTGGTACGGGGTGCTGATCACGCTGGGCATCGTGGCCGGCGTGTGGGTCGGCACCCGGCTGGCCCGGCAGCGTGGCCTGAACGTCGACCTCTTCAACGACATGATCCTGTGGATGATCGTGTGGGGGCTGGTGGGGGCGCGGCTGGTGTTCGTGGCGACGTCGTGGCACCAGTTCGAGAACATCCCCTTCCCGCGCATCCTGCTGGACATCGTGAACCTGCGCTCGGGCGGGATCAGCATCCACGGCGGCCTGATCGGCGGCATCCTGACCATCATCTACTTCGCCCGCAAGTACCGTTTCGACTTCTACCGCTACGCCGACCTCGCCGTACCCGGCGTGGCCTTCGGCGTGATCGGCGGGCGCATCGGCAACATCATGAACGGCACCGATACCGTGGGCCGCGTGACCGGCTGGCCCATCGGCTTCCGCTGGCCCGATTCGGCCCGCGCGTTCCATGAGGGCATGTGCGTCCCCAACCCGAACCCGGATCTGAACCTCGCGCAGTACTGCCAGACCATCGGCGGGCAGGTCGTCATGACCGCGCCGGTGCATTTCACGCAGATGTACGGCGTGATCATCGGGATCATCCTGTCGGTGGCGGCGTACTTCTGGCTGCGGTCACGCAAGTCCGGGTGGGCGTTCTGGCAGTTCTGGCTGTGGTACTCGATCCTCCGGGCCGGCTGGGAGGAGACCTTCCGCCTCAATCCGCTGCTGCCCAAGGCGTACCTCGATCAGGGCCTGAACGCCTCCGGTATCGGCCTGTTTACCGAGACGCACCTGATCTCGATTCCGCTGATCATCGTGAGCGTGTACATGCTCGTGCGCCTGCGCCACCGCCCGGACGACCGCGCCGCCGACACCGGGCAGTTCGTGACCCCGGACGGAGCCAGCGCCAGAGTCCCCGCCAGCGCCTAG
- a CDS encoding MarR family winged helix-turn-helix transcriptional regulator has protein sequence MPNRYAGTEEDRAALDAYVKLWRAAHAVEVAANRHLATYGLTVSQFAVLEALYHLGPLSQRQLSDKILRSSGNLTMVIDNLERDVLVSRERVPTDRRVMRVTLTPTGQELIGRVLPEHVAGIREIFALLPPDDVTTLADLTRALGLAVAQRDSSDR, from the coding sequence ATGCCCAACCGATACGCCGGTACGGAAGAGGATCGCGCGGCTCTCGACGCCTACGTGAAACTCTGGCGTGCCGCGCACGCGGTCGAGGTGGCCGCCAACCGGCATCTTGCCACCTACGGCCTGACCGTCAGCCAGTTCGCCGTCCTGGAGGCGCTGTACCACCTGGGGCCGCTGAGTCAGCGCCAGCTGTCCGACAAGATCCTGCGCTCCAGCGGAAACCTGACCATGGTGATCGACAACCTGGAGCGCGACGTCCTGGTCAGCCGGGAGCGGGTGCCCACGGATCGGCGCGTCATGCGCGTGACCCTGACGCCGACCGGACAGGAGCTGATCGGCCGGGTGCTGCCGGAGCATGTGGCCGGCATCCGCGAGATCTTCGCGCTGCTGCCGCCGGATGACGTGACCACCCTGGCTGACCTGACCCGCGCCCTTGGCCTCGCGGTCGCGCAGCGCGACAGCAGCGACCGCTGA
- a CDS encoding aminopeptidase, translated as MTSDRQAALARAQAAYDEVRARGLKLNMQRGQPSDADFDLSNALLGALGDTDVSMDGIDLRNYPGGVAGLPSARRLFASYLDVKSENVIVWNNASLELQAFVLTFALLHGTRHSTGPWVHQRPKMIVTTPGYDRHFLLLQTVGFELLTVDMQADGPDVDAVERLAASDPSVKGILFVPTYSNPGGETISAAKAARLAGVKAAAPDFTIMADDAYRAHHLGTADDTVNFVALSRDAGHPDRAFVFASTSKITFAGAGLGFLATSEDNVKWVSTYLNAQSIGPNKVEQARHVKFLEAYPGGIEGLMRDHAALIAPKFSAVDEVLRAELGEDGTYATWTTPRGGYFSSLDTAHPVASRVVQLAEQAGVSLTPAGATYPGGNDPHNRNIRLAPTRPPLSEVHTAMQAVAACIRLATEEYLTARNAAPSA; from the coding sequence ATGACGAGTGACCGGCAGGCAGCGCTGGCAAGGGCGCAGGCGGCATACGACGAGGTGCGGGCCCGGGGCCTGAAACTGAACATGCAGCGCGGACAGCCCTCCGACGCGGATTTCGACCTGAGCAATGCCCTGCTGGGCGCCCTGGGCGACACCGACGTGTCCATGGACGGCATCGACCTGCGCAACTACCCGGGCGGCGTGGCGGGCCTGCCGAGTGCCCGGCGGCTGTTCGCGTCGTACCTGGACGTGAAGTCCGAGAACGTGATCGTGTGGAACAACGCGTCGCTGGAACTCCAGGCCTTCGTGCTGACCTTCGCGCTGCTGCACGGCACGCGCCACAGCACCGGCCCGTGGGTGCACCAGCGCCCGAAGATGATCGTGACCACGCCCGGCTACGACCGGCACTTCCTGCTGCTCCAGACCGTGGGCTTCGAACTGCTGACCGTGGACATGCAGGCAGACGGCCCGGATGTGGACGCCGTGGAACGGCTTGCGGCCAGTGATCCGTCGGTCAAGGGCATCCTGTTCGTGCCCACGTACTCGAATCCGGGCGGCGAGACGATCAGTGCCGCGAAGGCCGCGCGGCTGGCGGGCGTGAAGGCCGCTGCCCCCGACTTCACGATCATGGCCGACGACGCCTACCGCGCCCACCACCTGGGCACCGCCGACGACACCGTGAACTTCGTGGCCCTGAGCCGCGACGCAGGTCACCCGGACCGGGCCTTCGTGTTCGCCAGCACCAGCAAGATCACCTTCGCCGGCGCGGGACTGGGCTTCCTGGCGACCAGCGAGGACAACGTGAAGTGGGTCTCGACGTACCTGAACGCCCAGAGCATCGGGCCGAACAAGGTCGAGCAGGCCCGGCACGTGAAGTTCCTGGAGGCCTATCCCGGCGGCATCGAGGGCCTGATGCGCGACCACGCCGCCCTGATCGCCCCCAAGTTCAGCGCGGTGGACGAGGTGCTGCGGGCCGAACTGGGCGAGGACGGCACCTACGCCACCTGGACGACCCCCCGGGGCGGCTACTTCAGCTCGCTGGACACCGCCCACCCGGTCGCGTCGCGCGTGGTGCAGCTCGCCGAACAGGCCGGCGTGAGCCTGACCCCGGCGGGCGCCACCTACCCCGGCGGAAACGACCCGCACAACCGCAACATCCGCCTGGCCCCCACCCGTCCTCCGCTGAGCGAGGTGCACACGGCCATGCAGGCGGTCGCGGCGTGCATCCGCCTGGCGACCGAGGAGTACCTGACCGCGCGGAACGCGGCACCGTCCGCGTGA
- a CDS encoding NYN domain-containing protein, with protein sequence MQYVVSRPRVGVFIDTQNLYHSARDLLERTVNFETILKAATRDRELVHAISYTVEREGEATARPFIYKLSTLGFKVRRMNLTLHHVTDGGKPIYEGNWDMGIVADMIRMMDSMDIIVLGSGDGDFTDIVEVLQERGKRVEVISFREHTAQKLIDAADRFTHLPDLEGALMPARVKNGGAKGSTDELQP encoded by the coding sequence ATGCAGTACGTCGTGTCCCGGCCCCGTGTCGGCGTGTTCATCGATACCCAGAACCTCTACCACTCCGCCCGCGACCTGCTCGAACGCACCGTGAACTTCGAGACGATCCTGAAGGCCGCCACCCGTGACCGCGAACTCGTCCACGCCATCTCGTACACCGTCGAGCGCGAGGGCGAGGCGACGGCGCGGCCCTTTATCTACAAGCTCTCCACCCTGGGCTTCAAGGTGCGCCGCATGAACCTCACGCTGCACCACGTCACCGACGGCGGCAAGCCCATCTACGAGGGCAACTGGGACATGGGCATCGTGGCCGACATGATCCGCATGATGGACTCGATGGACATCATCGTGCTGGGCAGCGGCGACGGCGATTTCACCGACATCGTCGAGGTGTTGCAGGAACGCGGCAAGCGCGTCGAGGTGATCTCGTTCCGCGAGCACACCGCCCAGAAGCTGATTGACGCTGCCGACCGGTTCACGCACCTGCCGGATCTGGAGGGGGCCCTGATGCCCGCCCGCGTGAAGAACGGCGGCGCGAAGGGCAGCACCGATGAGCTCCAGCCCTGA
- the queA gene encoding tRNA preQ1(34) S-adenosylmethionine ribosyltransferase-isomerase QueA yields the protein MSSSPEPSRDSPDAVLARLKFDLPAGRIAQTGAEPRDSSRLMVVGETVTDHVFRDLPTLLRPGDLLVWNESRVIPARVMARKPVDDLGHGGGSVEVMLLREEAVPELGPNVWSAYLKPARRAGNVLYLGPHRAEVVGQLDDGARLLRFEYDITPHLDDIGRLPLPPYIDAGDSDDVWRERYQTVYAGTPGSVAAPTAGLHFTPELLARLDDMGIERTHVTLHVGAGTFRPITGAVSEHVMHAERYAVSAGTADAINRARAQGRRVVAVGTTTVRTLESAWDGEQVQPGEGDTRIFITPGTPVHVPDLLITNLHLPGSTLLLLVAAFAGESRIRAAYDHALEHGYRFYSLGDAMLLENARG from the coding sequence ATGAGCTCCAGCCCTGAGCCGTCCAGGGACAGTCCAGACGCCGTCCTGGCCCGCCTGAAGTTTGACCTGCCCGCCGGGCGCATCGCCCAGACGGGAGCCGAACCCCGCGACTCCTCGCGCCTGATGGTGGTGGGGGAGACGGTCACGGATCACGTGTTCCGCGACCTGCCCACGCTGCTGCGGCCCGGCGACCTGCTGGTGTGGAACGAGAGCCGCGTGATTCCGGCCCGGGTCATGGCCCGCAAGCCCGTGGATGACCTCGGGCACGGCGGCGGCAGTGTCGAGGTCATGCTGCTCCGTGAGGAAGCCGTGCCGGAACTCGGGCCGAACGTCTGGAGCGCGTACCTGAAACCCGCCCGCCGCGCCGGGAACGTGCTGTACCTCGGGCCACACCGCGCCGAGGTCGTGGGGCAGCTCGACGACGGTGCCCGCCTGCTGCGCTTCGAATACGACATCACCCCGCATCTGGACGACATCGGCCGCCTGCCGCTGCCGCCGTACATCGACGCGGGCGACAGCGACGACGTGTGGCGCGAGCGCTATCAGACGGTGTACGCCGGCACGCCCGGCAGTGTGGCTGCCCCCACTGCCGGGCTGCACTTCACGCCAGAGCTCCTGGCACGGCTGGACGACATGGGCATCGAACGCACCCACGTCACCCTGCACGTCGGAGCCGGCACCTTCCGGCCCATCACGGGCGCGGTCAGCGAGCACGTCATGCACGCCGAGCGGTATGCGGTCAGTGCCGGGACGGCCGACGCGATCAACCGCGCCAGAGCGCAGGGCCGGCGCGTCGTGGCGGTCGGTACCACCACGGTGCGCACGCTGGAGAGCGCGTGGGACGGCGAGCAGGTGCAGCCCGGCGAGGGCGACACGCGCATCTTCATCACGCCCGGCACGCCGGTGCACGTGCCCGATCTGCTGATCACGAACCTGCACCTGCCGGGCAGCACCCTGCTGCTGCTCGTGGCCGCCTTCGCGGGCGAGTCGCGGATCCGCGCCGCGTACGACCATGCGCTGGAGCATGGTTACCGCTTCTATTCCCTGGGCGACGCGATGTTGCTGGAGAACGCGCGGGGCTGA
- a CDS encoding GNAT family N-acetyltransferase — protein sequence MLHSPMVDPSSVLTAPPALPEGLQTRPVGPDDRPALAAFLSAAHPDSPLAVADLERHAAFRVPGEPHWHVLAERDGVIVGVAEAGIPRMDGHPGWRQVSVTTHPPDAALLDTLLGHAEAQAIASGGHTLVAGAREGWWEVPLLEARGYAIHDHMWPSVLDLTTLDVARFRHFEERAAASGVTIHPLPALGDIFTDEAMQRRLYGLMGDLLRDIPTTTPVSVWPFEVWQHRFLGNLKHPEGVFLAVSPQGEWVGISELHHAMPARPGTVMIGLTGVQTAWRRHGLAYALKLAAARSGRERGFTHIFTGNHSRNAPMLAINDAMGFVREPARLTLTRGVGG from the coding sequence GTGCTGCACTCACCTATGGTCGATCCCAGCTCCGTCCTGACTGCACCGCCCGCTCTCCCGGAGGGCCTCCAGACACGTCCGGTCGGCCCGGATGACCGTCCAGCGCTGGCCGCCTTCCTGAGCGCCGCGCACCCGGACTCCCCGCTGGCGGTGGCTGATCTGGAACGTCACGCGGCCTTCCGCGTCCCCGGCGAGCCGCACTGGCACGTGCTGGCCGAGCGTGACGGCGTGATCGTCGGCGTGGCCGAGGCCGGCATTCCGCGCATGGACGGGCACCCCGGCTGGCGGCAGGTCAGCGTGACCACCCACCCACCGGACGCCGCGCTGCTGGACACGCTGCTGGGTCACGCCGAGGCGCAGGCCATCGCCTCCGGGGGTCATACGCTGGTCGCCGGTGCCCGCGAGGGCTGGTGGGAGGTGCCGCTGCTGGAGGCGCGGGGCTACGCCATCCATGACCACATGTGGCCCAGCGTGCTCGACCTGACCACGCTGGACGTCGCGCGCTTCCGCCACTTCGAGGAACGGGCCGCCGCGTCGGGCGTGACCATCCATCCCCTGCCGGCACTGGGCGACATCTTCACGGACGAGGCCATGCAGCGCCGCCTGTACGGCCTGATGGGCGATCTGCTGCGCGACATCCCCACCACCACACCGGTCAGCGTGTGGCCCTTCGAGGTCTGGCAGCACCGCTTTCTGGGCAACCTGAAGCACCCGGAAGGTGTGTTCCTGGCGGTCTCGCCGCAGGGCGAATGGGTCGGCATCAGCGAACTGCACCACGCCATGCCCGCGCGGCCCGGCACAGTCATGATCGGCCTGACGGGCGTGCAGACCGCGTGGCGGCGGCACGGCCTCGCCTACGCCCTGAAGCTCGCCGCCGCCCGGTCTGGACGGGAGCGCGGCTTCACGCACATCTTCACCGGCAACCACAGCCGCAATGCCCCCATGCTCGCCATCAACGACGCGATGGGCTTCGTGCGCGAGCCGGCGCGGCTGACGCTGACGAGAGGGGTGGGCGGCTGA